Proteins from a single region of Chanodichthys erythropterus isolate Z2021 chromosome 13, ASM2448905v1, whole genome shotgun sequence:
- the slc14a2 gene encoding urea transporter 2 has translation MPGTQLTKAGPHFCRTFTSQYSSAQNTKELQPLMANPVHETTEQKKQQPQGPEKPNSHQKFKAKITQWLSYITGDMAVFGEWMKGQFILLQILDWVLRGAAQVMFVNNPLSGLIIFAGLILQNRWWAINGFVGTLFATISALILCQNRGAIAAGLYGYNGILVGLLMAVFSNAGDWYWWLLLPNIFMSMACPIVSSALASINSRWDLPVFTLPFNILVCLHMVATGHYNHHFPQILIQPYTSLHNMTWSELDYAKLFRSIPVGIGQVYGCDNAWTGGIFMIALFISSPITFAHATIGSAVGMVSGLALAAPFQNIYFGLWGYNCVLACIAIGGMFYALTWQTHLLAVVCAFFCAYLGSAIANVMSTFGLPACTWPFCLSALTFLLITTETKNIHKLPLAKVNYPEKNLIYFWKMKKEERIDKQRENQEKMQVKDVESQLKKEEIIVAMEKKDQEHLNVFTVEVQQEETTESRKNKNSEATELHLTQL, from the exons ATGCCTGGAACACAACTAACTAAG GCTGGCCCACATTTCTGCAGAACTTTCACTTCACAGTATTCCAGTGCTCAAAACACAAAG GAGTTACAACCACTCATGGCAAATCCAGTCCATGAAACTACAGAGCAGAAGAAACAGCAGCCACAGGGACCCGAGAAGCCAAATTCACATCAGAAGTTTAAAGCAAAGATCACCCAATGGCTCTCTTACATTACTGGAGACATGGCTGTGTTCGGTGAATGGATGAAAG GGCAATTTATTTTGCTCCAGATTTTGGACTGGGTGCTGCGTGGAGCAGCTCAGGTGATGTTTGTGAACAACCCTCTCAGTGGACTGATCATCTTTGCTGGACTGATCCTTCAGAACAGATGGTGGGCAATCAATGGTTTTGTTGGCACTTTGTTTGCTACGATTTCTGCACTCATCCTCTGTCAGAACAG AGGAGCTATCGCAGCCGGCCTGTATGGATATAACGGCATCTTGGTTGGCCTTCTAATGGCGGTTTTCTCAAATGCAGGAGATTGGTACTGGTGGCTGCTTCTTCCCAACATCTTCATGTCAATGGCATG TCCCATAGTGTCCAGTGCCTTGGCTTCCATCAACAGTCGGTGGGACCTGCCAGTTTTCACCCTGCCTTTTAACATACTAGTGTGCCTTCATATGGTGGCTACAGGCCACTACAATCATCACTTCCCGCAGATTCTCATCCAGCCATACACATCCTTGCATAACATGACATGGTCCGAGCTGGATTATGCTAAG cttttCCGCTCAATTCCTGTGGGTATTGGACAGGTGTATGGATGTGACAATGCTTGGACAGGAGGGATATTTATGATTGCCTTGTTCATCTCCTCACCCATAACATTTGCACATGCAACTATTGGATCAGCAGTTGGTATGGTGTCAG GTCTTGCTCTTGCTGCACCATTCCAGAACATCTACTTTGGCCTGTGGGGTTATAACTGTGTTTTGGCCTGCATTGCCATTGGTGGGATGTTCTACGCTCTCACATGGCAGACACATCTTCTGGCTGTGGTCTGTG CATTCTTCTGTGCATATCTCGGCTCGGCAATTGCGAATGTGATGTCTACC TTTGGACTCCCAGCATGCACCTGGCCCTTCTGTCTTTCTGCCCTTACTTTCCTTTTGATCACTACGGAGacaaaaaacattcataaactGCCTCTTGCTAAAGTCAATTACCCTGAGAAAAACCTGATATACTTCTGGAAGATGAAGAAAGAGGAGAGAATCGACAAACAAAGGGAAAATCAAGAGAAGATGCAAGTGAAAGATGTAGAATCACAgctgaaaaaagaagaaataataGTTGCAATGGAAAAGAAAGATCAAGAGCATCTGAATGTTTTCACCGTGGAAGTTCAGCAAGAGGAAACCACAGAGAGTAGAAAAAATAAGAATTCAGAGGCAACTGAACTTCATTTAACTCAATTATAA